Part of the Pomacea canaliculata isolate SZHN2017 linkage group LG11, ASM307304v1, whole genome shotgun sequence genome is shown below.
ATCCCAGATTGCACCACGAGTGTCCAGTAGTCATAATGGTGTGTGtgcactaaaagaaaaaaaaaaatttttttaaatcaagacAATTAAAAGCCATTAGTTTGATATTGTACACACCCCATGTTCAGATGATGTTAAAGTATAATCATCTTTTAATAGCTTTACTTCAGCATGAAACAatattcaataaaacaaattcatcTTTGACAGCAGCATAGCTTAAACTATCAGATCATTACACAATCTTGacacattcatgcacacttGATATTCAATCTTCAGCAAATTCTTACTGTTATTAAAAGAACTCAGTCACacatttgtcatttctgtgAGCAACTAGTAGCATTCTATCTGTAAAATTCTAtctcccacaaaaaaaaaagttctctctGTGTTGCTAAGAAGTGGAACTCTATTCCATATTACATTCGCCATTCTgtctccaaggctacattcgaAGTACGTTAGAAATAAAGCCGTGTCTCATATcttgttctttatctttatgAAATTATCTTTCTAAgcaaactaaagagaaaaataattaaaagacacTGCCAGTGACTACAAggctttaaacaaaaatcatcgGGTTATCAATCATGATTCCACctgtctttaatttttcataTGAATCCAGTGTAATGATGTTCATAATATAAGTTGATCATTACAAATTTCATCCAAGTAAATGTTGATCTATGAACAAAATGATgctcacaatttttctttaattctttcaaAAACGATGGCGGTACATAGTTGTCTGCTACACCTTGATCTTCATACAAAATTTTTCGCCACTTCGTGTACTCCTCCATGTCCCTTGCCTTAGATGAAAAATACTGCTTGTCCCAAAATCATATTTAAGtttcaaaatattacataaacTTTCATATTGCTACAACTGTGTCATTTTAGGAGCGAGTGCAAGAGACCTCGTAGAGCTTCCAAAGTTTAAACACTCCAAACGGAAGTCAAGTTTTTCTAGCCTAACGAAGCAAAgggaataaaattaatattttacacttaATTTGAGACATCAACGTGTTGTTTTAAtttatcagttttgtttcattttgaagCAGTGCAATGTTTGTCTCGtaatttgtttcatgttttaaacacaACTACTAAACTTGAGCTGCTGCCATAGAAACGAGATATATACAAATATGGCGGATTAAAACTGTGTCGTGGTGTAATGAGGCTTTCATAGCTGTTCTATACCTgcatattttctgttattgttcATGAGAACTAAGGGTTGTGTACATAGACATAAACATGCCGCCGAAGAAAAAGAGTGGTAAGGGTGgtaagaaggaaaagaaaggtgAAAAGTCGAAGTCAGCACGTCCAACGAGACAAGCAGGAGAGCCGTTGGGGGAAACAAGCAAGGCATTTTATCTTTTACAGATTCGAGATCTAGAAAACAGACTTGCAAGGTATCAAATAAAACtcctagatatatatatacaccgaAATCGAAACATTgacttgtattttttaattatgctccacaaagtattttaaatacgttttgttttctttggtattggtgcatgtgtgtgagggaAAAAGAGAGCAAGACAGAACCAAAAAGACtaacacatatacaaatgtaGACAGGTATTCTGACAATTTCTAGAATAATAATCAGCTTATACTTATATACTTTAACTAAATTACATCCAGTAGGAACTTTCAAGAACAtcttaaagctttttttatttttacagaaatgcCTAATAGACTGATTCTTTTTCAGTGTGCATACATATGTGTATTGTGCATGGGGAGTAGCATAATAGCTATATTCTTGTACAATctaagaattattattattactttatttatttcactgataaaagtattacaaaatttaaattttgaggtcaaaattaaaacatcaaaattaaaacatggAATCTTGCGTTTGTGCTTCAGATACCAGCGGAAATGTGATGAGCTTGAGGTTGGAAATGGCCAGTTCAATGAAAAATTTGTACAGCTAGAGACTGACAAGAAGGAGGTGGTTGGTTTCTGGAAAAGACAAGTAGAAACCAAAAGTAAGTCATCTTTTTGAATTAATGGATCAAGGTTTTTCTGGATTATATTGTGTGAAGTTGtgcttttacaattttaatgtgTGTTATATCAACTCTTTTACACCCATTTTGAGCAATAATGATttaaattaattacatttttaacatgTCTTGCTATGCAgagtttatatgaaaataaggTTTTAGAAATCAGCTGTTTACCCTatccttaatttaaaaaatcatcctAGTCTCTGCTACCCTTAAAATACCACCCAATTATGTTTtcttatatatttaaaatgaacatGAGATGCGTGTAATATgcatatattatattatatattatatattatataatatgcataaatatgatatgttttatattaataataaatgaagatttatatagtgGTTACTCATGCTCATAAGGAGCATATATGCTCATAGCACTTAAAACAGGAATGATGCTTGGACaatatggacagcatatgagggacagaagaacaaacaacagtaCTACTGACGatgaatagaagacaaatatagaaaacccAAAGAGGCAACAAgtaacaagcaaagaaagatgaGTAGAAAAGTAGCAAAAAGCAGAAAAGGGGGAAGAACGAGAAAGGTACTTGGACTGTTAGAAGTAATActcaaggaagaggtgcattttttAGTGCTGATGTGAAGGATTCAATTGTAGGCAGATAGCAGGTATTCTGTGtttatatctctatatctgTGATAGCAAATGTCTGAAGTTTAAGATGTAGTGGTGATGGATATgaatgaaagttgttttttttttttttttaattttcagcgGATGAGATCGCAGACTTGAATGACAGATACATTGGGCTTCAGCAAACACGAGAGAATGAGAAGGAGCAGTTTGAACTGCAGATTCAACAACAGCGCAATGAGTACCAGGAGATGAAGGATACCCTCACCTCAGAGAACATGATTTTAGGTATATCCTTACTGAGTGAACAATGTTAGCATTTTTAACCTGACTCCAGTGGCGGCTGAAGGTGAGGAGATAGTCACCACCTTCACATGTTTTATTACACGAAGTGTGCCTTTTGccaaaagcaaatgaaaagcATGCATAGAGAAAAATGTGACAAAGattactgtatttttaaaaactaatcttCATTTCTCCTATTACACTCCAAAGCTAgtcctgagaaaagtgaggtctctaacaacTCCCCCCTACCCCAACAACTTTAAAAAGATTAGAGGATTAggttttcctctgttttttaaaatacagtaacctttgtctcatttttctctatgcgttctttttatttgtctttggaAAAGGCACActtcatttaataaaaaaatgttttcagctcCATAGTCTTTCGCACATTTTTAAGATTATTATCTCGAAAGCATTATTTAGAAGCCTTGTAGTCTTTTATATTATGCTTAGAGACCATAATGTACATTGTTTGTTTTCACCATTTTCAGTGTCTTATCCACTTTTGTTTCTATTCTTgcctttcttttacaaaacattcataCCATTGTCTGACTTGCTTCTGTGGATGTATCCTAATTATTCTTTATGTGCATATATCACTCCTTATACTTTCTCTTcatatatttctctcttttcttttttcttttttaacttcccttcttctgtttttttgttgttttttttgcaagtCTGTTCTAGTTATATTgggatttaaaaacaaatacagctGACCCTTTCATGTGTTTTCAAAGACTCCTCCCTTTCTGCCCACACTGGTCTGATAGAGTAGTATGTTATGGTCATCTGTCGTGCCTTGTTCCACTTTTTTGCTGTGTTTCACAGGGCTCAGTCCTTGGACTCATTCTGTTTATTCTATACACGAAACCACTGTCATCCTGCATTCATCAATCATTTGCTGATGAAATGTAGCTATACCGCTCCTAATTGCTGCCTGAATCTCACTCTACCATCAGCATATTCCTATAGAGGAATGTATATGTGATGTAAAATATTAGATGTTAAAGTTAAAGgttaatgacaataaaacagAAGCTTTCTTCtgtaaagaaatgagaaaatcaaCATGCAACCATCTGAATACCCAAAACCATCTGTGTTGGTGAGGCCACCATTCTCTTTATGTCATCTCTTAAGAATCTTCAGTGTCACTGTTGGAATAATCCTTGGCAAACAAGTTGAAACTAACAGTCTGCTTAATATAAGCTCTGTAAAATTGATGCCATCTGCCATGTTCTCTTTCAACAAACTATTAACACTCTTGTCTGCGCATTTCTTCTATCAAGGCTTGATTACTGTAATTCCTTGCTTTTGAGTTTTTCTGCACACCTCCTTAACAAacttcagaaagtacagaattCTGCTGCCCGTCTTGTGctcaaaggaaaaagaaacccaaaaaaatTAGGATCATGTAACTGTTCTCTTTGTTCTCTGTACTTGCTGCCCATTCATGTTCATATTCAGTACAAGCTGTCTGAGCTCTGCTTGTATTATTTTGAGGGCACTTGTCCTGCTTATTTCTCTCTTCGCTTTTCCCCTATACCCCAACCAACACCCTTCATTCTTCATATATCCAGTGCATGCTGTCTGTTCCTGTAAAAACAATACATATGATCATCGGTTTTTTTAGCTATGGTGCAGCAAGGCAATGgagctttcttctcttttatatCCACCACTTGCCCAGCATCGAGTtccttaaaatgtaaattaaaaacacattattttcatGAGCACTGCTCCTAAACACAGCCAACTATACTTACCTGTTTTGTCTCTCCTTTTATATCTCTTGATTAATCTGTCCTGCTGGttactttgtcatttttcattttttgttgttgcctcTATGTCTTCATCCTtctgtacttcatctttatgatTGCCcatctttcagtttctttatttgctaCACACTAaccttgttttttctttctttttcaagcaCTGAATGCATGCTCATGCTATGTAAGCATGATTCAGTTGCTATATAAattgcacactttttttttttgagggagtAGACTTTTGTTGCTGCATATTTGGGCTTAAATTTGTAGTcagtgttttatttacaaaatggaAGTTTATATATGTCATGAATGTTGACAGAGCAGATTAAATTAAAAGTAGTGAACATATGAGCACAAAAATTTCATTATATGCTTTGACAGGAGGAAAGCTAGCTTCTCTAGAAGAATTCAAGGTTCAGAAGGATGACCTTATGGCCAAGTTTGCCATGTTGGAGGAAGAACTTAAAAAGAAGCAGCAGGATCATGAGGAAGACATCTACAATTTGGAGAAAAAAGCAGTAATAGACAAAGATAGGTATGAAGTTCTCATTTTTGAAGAATGTGGCACACGTTGATAGCGGTGTCAGCTCTCAAATCATCATTAGAGCACAGGGTATCTGTTTATGCTTGTAGAATTATAATTGCTAAAATATATTACTCATGTATTGTAATCTAGCTGGACTTGTCTGCTTTTTTACAAGGCTAACTAGAAACTACATTCTCACTAAGGCTGGACCAACAGTTAGTCATGTCTTCTTAACACCCAAGCACCAATCAGCCcattcctctttgttgttccagggatGGGGATGGAAGTTCCCAGGGAGAATTTTCCCTAAATTTTAGCTCATACTCATTGGGTATGCTACTAACATGTACTACAATGTACCTtgctttggggttttttccccttccatctactacacattcacacttacccAAACTtagaatccacaaaagaccttGCTTTTTGACCCAAGAAGTGGGTCTCTTTGGTGCGTTGTTCAGCTCCATATCAGATGGCTTCTCACTCCCATCATGTGGGCTGTGTGTTTTACAACTGCCTTTGTTTGTGATTTTACCATGCGCTAGACGACACAATTTTTATTCACCCAAGTATATTTGCATTCATACAAAGAGGTCAAATACACAATATGCCATGAGTCTCACTTACAAAGAGGTGTGTATATATCAACTAGATTTACTTACACGTGCTAATTCCATTCTATTCTATGCATACCTAGCTCCTACACTGCTAATACCTAACCCTACTTCTTCTAATGCCTAATTCTGCTTAGTTACTATGTTACTGATAACTaaggagggagaaaaaggaTTTTATTGGAATGTGTGCCACTTGACAACTGACCAGAATACCTACACTATGAAATGGTGCTTCTCCTGCACTCAGAATTTGggaaactaaaggaaaaaagagTGATTTTGAGGTATGTGAGCCACTTGACAGCAGACCAAAGCACCTACATGATGCAAAGGTACTTCTCCCACACACAAAgtaaggaaaaagaaagatgccCTGTGGGGAACATGGTGCAGACATTGCATTTTGCCtgctatttataaataaaaactgggCACTACATCTTGATCACCTGCTCCAGGATCGCTTGCCTCACTCACACAGTGACCGTGCCACTGGCCAAGTcaagggaagggaggagggtaCAGGGTGGAGGGAACACAACTAAACATCCTCTCCTGCTGtagtaatataaatatttcaataaagcTGTACAAAACTATACTGCTATGCATAAAGCTAAAAGGGTGAATTAATGTCTCATTTTTCAGCTAGCATATCAGCAAAGGTGGCTCTGCTCAACATCAAGCAAGTGCTAGACAAAAATGCACACCTTTTccctaaaagaaaacaacttctgTCTAAAAAGTGCAGTTTTACCCTCGATCAATACTATGGAGATCAAACACTGCACATGCctgaataaaaattttgtttaaaaatagatgCATCATTAATGTTCATTACATGCTTCATGTAACATCAGCTGATTGGATGGCagtgagagaatgagaaataCTATACCAGTCTGTCAATGAACTTCCAtgacatctacacatctacacatttAACATGCAGCTATATACATCTCTGACTTTCTACCTCTGCAGACTGAAGAAGGAGATGATCCTACGGGTAAATCAAGTGGCAGCAGAATTCCGCAAGGTATCCAACAAGCAGATGGCAGAGACAACCAAGCGAACAATCAGGGAAAATGTATCCATCACCACACAGCTAGCAAAGATGTCAGACAAAACCATGGAGATACTGCAAGAAAATGAGGAGttaagaaacaaagagaagcaGTATAAGCAGCAGATTGAGCTGATGGAGGTGAATGAGAAGGAGCTTGCCAAGAAAAACCACAGCAGTCAGAAAGTATGCACTGAACTTTgctcgttattttttttttttttttctcatgtggATGCAATACCTTATACATGAATGTCTCATAAAATTTTTCCCGATTTTCCCTTTTTCATACATGTACGTCTTCGTtacttatttttcagaaatttgtGGATGGTTCATTTAAATATGATTTATGATTTCTTTAAGTAGATTTCTGCTTTTGTGTTATTAAGATCTTTATCAGTTTTCTTATGCATATATTCAGTGTTCTTTATGggaatatcaaataaaaaagatcgAGTTGATCATGTCTTTAGGATATAATCACAAGCTTGTATTAATGGACAgcttgcagacttttttttcactttgctgtTAGAAAGAGGTTGGTGTGTACACaacttctggtttagtcacttTCATGGTTTAAGTTCACCAAGACTAACAGTGGataactttgcaagaggctaagctttggtctcggcagacagtcCACCCATACACACCTGTGGATATTATAATACAATAGTATGAGGGCATGTGTAGCGTGTTACCATATTTATTGTGCAAGTAGTCTTTCTGGTGTAACAAAACCTTA
Proteins encoded:
- the LOC112575059 gene encoding cilia- and flagella-associated protein 157-like, giving the protein MPPKKKSGKGGKKEKKGEKSKSARPTRQAGEPLGETSKAFYLLQIRDLENRLARYQRKCDELEVGNGQFNEKFVQLETDKKEVVGFWKRQVETKTDEIADLNDRYIGLQQTRENEKEQFELQIQQQRNEYQEMKDTLTSENMILGGKLASLEEFKVQKDDLMAKFAMLEEELKKKQQDHEEDIYNLEKKAVIDKDRLKKEMILRVNQVAAEFRKVSNKQMAETTKRTIRENVSITTQLAKMSDKTMEILQENEELRNKEKQYKQQIELMEVNEKELAKKNHSSQKIIRMLTEKCRHQEEEIAAFEQKEQEHQQVLAEVNMLQEQVTFAQEETKQVVKVNEELSENLRSTSRMLENETDRRKCLEHILGQTSQVLKEALRRTRPAYDEPDTSLTDVEQRNHLLQQLLMLLNSAASAGLGPKPGELGKQYEETSHAIIRMPGHDQFSYKSDLSALGSIGAIPHYNLGDLGLVPRPSQAVPTFTERVHGLSATTHLRSLRKVLTRSVGVQTVSTPKALFYADQLLSQAPKDPTNKEKTELIHSPPVLGPITSSKTLTNKAF